GCATTAGCGCCACGCTCGCGCTCAGCAATCCACCGCTGAAGTTCACCGGCGAACTGCGCGCCGGCGTTCGCGGCGtcacgatgacgatgatgatggaGGGCGTGTGGAAGCGCGCCTTCGGGATCGACTATCTCGCCTTCGGGAACGGTATCATATCGATGACTCTCAAGGCGGTGACGCCTTGGCTGACCGGTCTCGAAATCGGCGGCGAAGTGTGGCTCGGTCGAATTGATAGCGGGAAAGAGATCAAGATCGCCGTCTACGTCGGCGTTGACGTCGTGACCGTGAACGACTGCTACTTCTACGGATCGGCGAATCGGCTCACGATGAACACGCTCCTGCGCGCTTTTGACTTCGATATCGCGCTGCCCCCCGTTCTGGGTGATAGTGGCTTTCCCGAGGGAATCAGCgtgtcgttctcgtcgattccgcGCACTCTGCGCCCATCGGAACGCTCTCTACCGCAGGGCATCTTCATCAACGGAACGATCAATATTCTCGGTTTTCGACTCAAGGCTTACGTCAACGTCGGTCTTCCGCAGGGAATCAAGATCGACATTCGCATGACGCCGCTTAATCTTGCCGGCGGACTCATCcgacttcgtcgatcgagagaCGATAGTTCGAACGGTCCgatgctcgtcgccgacgtcaagtTGTTCCCTCTTCCGTCGATCAACGTGAAGGCTCAAGGATACATCAGTTTTCTCGGGGGAATGATCGAGCGAGAAGTCTATCTGGAAATCACGAATAGTCAATTTGTAATGATGGTAAGAGGTCGATTCTTTTTGTTCGATGCTGAGCTGAAAATTCACGCGCCCTACGGATCGTTGctctcggcgtcgtttcgagtgTACGGACGTCTGTCGATGGCGTGGCTGACCGAGTTGGCCGATCGAACGGCGAACGTCATTAAACGCGGCGCCGACAGGGCGACGCGAAAAATCGGCGACGCCCAGCGAAAGGTCGACGGCGCTCGATCGTACTTGCATCGCCAACAGGCGAAGTTGAGCCGAGCTCGAAATAATCTTCATCGACTGTGTCGAATTCGAAGTTGCGGAAGTTGTAAGAAAGCGCgacataaataaaaaatagacaCTTATATACATACGTAGTCATAATATACAGTATAGGTGCATCCATAAGATATTAATTTTCACttgctaatttttttctctgactGTTTCAGGGTGCGTCGGCTGTCCCTCGTGGAGAAGCTGCTGCTTTCGCTTTTGGGGCATTTGCGGCGGTTGTCCGGGCTGGAACAGCTGCTGCTGGAGAGCGCCCGATTTGTTTTGCCACGCGGCGAACGCCGCGTGCTACGTCGCGCGGGCCGCTGTCACTGCCGTGATATGGGGCTTGGAACGACTCCTCGACATAGCGTCGGCGGCTCTCAGCGCAGCGAACGCCGTGCTCGAAGGCGTCAAATTCGCCGTACGagtcggcgccgccgccgccgccgcaatcGTCAAATTCGCTCTCGGCGGCCTAATCAACATAAAGCTGATTGAATTCGACGTGGAAATCGGTTTAGCCGCCGGCGGTCGTTTCAAGGCTCAAATGACCGTGTCGTTTTTGCGACGCTACGACGTCACGCTGAATTTCGAGTTGCGACTCCGCGGCATTGACGCCATGGCGACCGATTTGGCGGACGCCGAATTTCCGGGCATCAGTGGACGAAGtaaacgcgacgtcgccgagcgcATGCGACGCGCCTTGCCCGACTTCAGTCACCGCCACTACTTTCCCGATCAGTACGTTCGACAGCCGGGCGACAATGAGGCGGCCGCGGCGAGACGACATCGAGCGTTGCGTAGCGTTTCTATTCGATCGGCTGAGGTAGTTACCAAGGCTAAGGGGCTGAGTCAAAAGGCGATCGGCATCGGCGAACGGCGCATTGGTATGACGCTGAAGTACGCGGAAGAATTCGAGAAACGGGTATTTGCGAATGCGGATGTGTCGGCGATTCCAGAGCAAGACGagggcgaagacgaagtggAAGTCGTTGTGGACGCTGACGATagcgaagaagagacaggtaaaatttaaaaaaaagatagCCCTTGAATAGagaataattttaattttctattttttaagGTTCTGATGATAAGCGGTGTAGGCAGTTCGATCGGTTAGAGTCGTTCATTCGCAAGCTGCCGGAAATGATCGAGGCCACTTTCGAAGGGCTCTCGCATTCGCAGACGCTTAAGAATGAAACGAGCGCCGAATACGATCACGATTTCCAAGAGGCCGAGCGCTATCGTCTCAAGACGTCGAATCATAGTCGAGAGGTGCGAGAAGCGGTGGAGGcaagcgaagacgatgacgaggaaATGAAGGCAGTCAAAGAGGAGCTCGACAAAAACATTACGGCAAtggaaagaggagaaagcaaagtgTTTgacaaaatcaaagaaggTAGGTATATTCTAATAGGCGGGATGCTCTTCTGTGCGGATAACGCTATGATTTCCTTACCTTAGTAGTACTAATGTGACGAGCATGTAATGATCCGATCTTAATGAGGCAGCATGCACCACTTCACTAGTTATAAAAACGGGTTTAATCTAGCTTTTTACATTAGGTTAGTAAGTGCGTCTGTTTTCCATATAGTTACTCAGCACGCGGTCATAAGGGACCTGTTAGAACGTTCTATAGCTAGAAACTATAAAGGGCAAATCGATTCCTAATTTTCACAGATTTACAATTGTGGAAGGATCAATCTGAGAAACGTCTGAGCGAGCAGGACGGTCGCGGAGTGGGGTCACTTATATCACCGTTTCGGCGAGAAATATTGAACAAAACCGGGCTCAGCTTTGAAGAGTACACGACCAAGCTCGTCCATAGGCTCTCGCGTCTCTACGAAGGGATCGGTATGTCCGACGCGAGGTACGGAAATGCGACTATCATTGTCGAAAGCCTGAGCGTTATTGGAGACGTAAGCTTTTTTTAAGTAAATGCTATCACAACATCTTCTGAATTGATTATATGTAGAACCTACTCGTGCTGCCAACTCAGACTATGCAGCAGGCAAAGGAGCTGGCCGACAAGACTCTGATTGAGTTCgacaaaatcgaagaaacgaaagtgtTTTGTCAGTAAAGCTTGAGCCAAAAGGCAAGCTTTTCTTGTGACGTAAGTGCTGTTTTTCTGTGTCGTACGTAGCTAGTAGGGAACAGTGCATGAGTGTTTCGGCATTCAGATAGATATGCAATTTAACCCGCTAGATTACCATTCCGTTTTGCGTCAATCGCGTAGTTGGATGCAGCTTTTGATGTGGGGACTATTCAATAATTGGACATAGTCGCCAAAGAAAGTATTTGGTAGCCTATGGTGCGCTATAGTCTTTGTAAAGAGCGAGAACCGTTGCTCTCAAAACCGTCGATCGAACTGGAGACAGGATAGACCCCAAGCCCCAAGTCGTGTTCACTTGTTTGCAGGCAAACGGTCATGTTGCTCTGGCTGGTGGACTTGTTTATTGTTCAGACTGCCGAAACCGCCGAGCCCCCATACTTTACTTCTTAGCGCTTTTGTGCGCTGTTGCAGCAGGTTTGCGAGCATACGAAAACGACAGTTTCGCGCATGCGCCGCAAGTgctacgacgtcgtcttcctcttcaccAGGACGTATCCACTCACTGGCAAGCAATCTCCACCCGTACGCCCTTCCATGTCCTCGCATGCTATTTACGTCTGCATTTACTAGGATCTCTCGTGTTCTTGTCACGGCCGGGCCCCACCTCTCaacttcgatcgatcgcgctTCCCTTaggcgcgacgtcgcgtgtTTCAGCAGCGCGCTTCAACGTTCTCAGGTAATTAACTACGCAGCGATTACCTGGGCTTTCGTAATTGAGTAGATTATAGTATCGCCGGCTATCGGAACACCGCGTGGAAGAAGATCAATGATTTTTCCGAGGTCTCCCTTTGGGGCCCCtgtggtgtaggcgtgcTCTCAGGGGGCAGGGCTCTCTCTGCTACACACACGTCGCGGATTGCCTGGCGTGCCACTGCTCGCGCTCCTGAGCATAGACTGATTTCTGAACGAATCTAAACATCTAGTAATTGAGGGCGGGTGTTCAGGAGTGCGGGCTGGTGTCATGGCAGTGCATGAGGCTTcatttgtgtgtgtgtgacaGGGAGGATAGCGGGGACGACACGCATTCGTTACATGGAGATGATTCGTACTCGGTTTTGCATCACGGCCGACACTGTTAGTGTGCACGTGTCCTTTTCCCCTTGCATTAGGAtttagggcggctgtcagtaggtagggTGGTTAGAAGTTAGTATAGGTTATAGCTCCCTTTCCCCTCAACGTGcttagctggcagccgccacACCCGGTTAGACCATATCAATGGATTtttgaggtaatttaggtttgaatgaatgcacatgttaggtcaatggattgtgaggtaatctaggcTTGTGATAATGTTTCAATATCGATGAACTCTTTGTTGAACTACGTACACCTGTCTAGGTTCCAGTTTACTGCCACAGACGAGTAGTAGAGATTATTTGTGTTGCCTGAAGCGAATGCAGTCTCAGCCCTCTCGTGTTTTCATTTGCGACTGTGCACTGTTACGTGCTCCtacaattgacgtcatctcctTCATGCTACAGACCATTTACTAGTAAACCGAGACTCCCATTATGGTAAAAGAGAacgatagaaaaaaaattcagatCCAAACAGAACAAGTGAAACAGATAGAAGACGAGGGACAATTAATTACCATGTCAACGCGCTTCAGCCGGCCGTATTCGCGCTCGGGCTTCCGGCGCAGAAAATTTTTATCTGCGCAATTTCCTTCAATTCAGCGAGCAGAGTGTCAGATATATCTTTCGCTTTGAAAACCGTCTCGTGAATAAGAGTATCCAAATTCTAATCAACGAAAAAATAACTCCTTAGATAAGCGATAGGCGACAAGTAAACGGAAAATTTACCTGTTTTA
The genomic region above belongs to Oscarella lobularis chromosome 12, ooOscLobu1.1, whole genome shotgun sequence and contains:
- the LOC136193707 gene encoding uncharacterized protein, which gives rise to MHQGTIRAVLLLFACQAAQSFFDGNSLVLESVSALLENFQALNRSGISVVGTNTSISAEFDVEDFRLSDLLELFLPDTPQFRQFFDDLPLDAGKLFDFKASNFSLDVESGVWSIGTKPFPAWTIKRGVLVVSDVTVFVSVVVPLLSLNNESSSNETISVESYAIAGTVWIGRVGVDLTIGRVGSNLIFRGAPTSGSLPVGNFVEWLGSKILPDDLQKPLRRLGLDRFVIERAGVIATSGSDGFSFGVSGNPTLGGWSDYRCHFIATRYAAQSHRNARTVFTFAITLPKFTLAGLVRTLTGGSVDISDVPLLGTLTVQETGVVISSDDAEPLLLPELFEGFLENAMPISKGVTLVATIPFVVDEPPVLFVLKIGLEGVSFFVNDSGSSLTVGNLIDALVPDFDINELELTRLPGVSHLLDVQMTQFELDATKPKTLIVEFSLGEEINVIPGILSVIDPSITINMTLTKPRKTSYSANGYLRIGPADFNAQIGPSSSGKGLVVSADYPMIDIAEILDKFQASFFPPELASALKAASIIDFNILQPRLGIQIGSELFVEISGRPQIAGWDGVRLAGVVAKTSAGVAMASGFEFVDVNFAGLIKKITGFDVSFLKLLDRSLQAAVVVSSNSMPDVRLHGEVLKKIAIEQGLSIVAVFAFPADCEGDSFCDFCKKALGPDVSLQLSATLSSISQFVVAASVNDIRLGGGVSLSRCALEFGIGAETFVGISATLALSNPPLKFTGELRAGVRGVTMTMMMEGVWKRAFGIDYLAFGNGIISMTLKAVTPWLTGLEIGGEVWLGRIDSGKEIKIAVYVGVDVVTVNDCYFYGSANRLTMNTLLRAFDFDIALPPVLGDSGFPEGISVSFSSIPRTLRPSERSLPQGIFINGTINILGFRLKAYVNVGLPQGIKIDIRMTPLNLAGGLIRLRRSRDDSSNGPMLVADVKLFPLPSINVKAQGYISFLGGMIEREVYLEITNSQFVMMVRGRFFLFDAELKIHAPYGSLLSASFRVYGRLSMAWLTELADRTANVIKRGADRATRKIGDAQRKVDGARSYLHRQQAKLSRARNNLHRLCRIRSCGSWCVGCPSWRSCCFRFWGICGGCPGWNSCCWRAPDLFCHAANAACYVARAAVTAVIWGLERLLDIASAALSAANAVLEGVKFAVRVGAAAAAAIVKFALGGLINIKLIEFDVEIGLAAGGRFKAQMTVSFLRRYDVTLNFELRLRGIDAMATDLADAEFPGISGRSKRDVAERMRRALPDFSHRHYFPDQYVRQPGDNEAAAARRHRALRSVSIRSAEVVTKAKGLSQKAIGIGERRIGMTLKYAEEFEKRVFANADVSAIPEQDEGEDEVEVVVDADDSEEETGSDDKRCRQFDRLESFIRKLPEMIEATFEGLSHSQTLKNETSAEYDHDFQEAERYRLKTSNHSREVREAVEASEDDDEEMKAVKEELDKNITAMERGESKVFDKIKEDLQLWKDQSEKRLSEQDGRGVGSLISPFRREILNKTGLSFEEYTTKLVHRLSRLYEGIGMSDARYGNATIIVESLSVIGDNLLVLPTQTMQQAKELADKTLIEFDKIEETKVFCQ